Below is a genomic region from Helianthus annuus cultivar XRQ/B chromosome 2, HanXRQr2.0-SUNRISE, whole genome shotgun sequence.
TCGGATTGAGGCTGCCTAATGTACTTTGTAACCACATAGCAGTCTGGTGGAGTAATGCGTGCATAATAATTCTTGATCGTTTCCGTGATTTCAAACCCAAATTTCTTGTAAAAGTTTATGGCGTCTTCATTGTTTGTCTGCACATGCAAGTAGATCTCACCGATATTCTCCTTGCTGCTTAGATCAATAACATGATTTAACAGCTTTGTACCTGCCACAATATGGGAAACTATGTCTTTAGAGTCGTGAAAATGTGTGTTGATAATGCAAATCCGGTTCTCAATACCATTTGACTTTTTAGGGTCAGAGATTTAGGATACCTACCGATACCTAGGCCACGATAAGGTGCTAAAACACCTAATGTCATTATGTATACGCGAATAGCCCCGTCTTCCTTCTTCTCAAGGCGGCATGCAATTGAGCCAACACAGATGTCACTGTAATATGCTGAAAAAgtagaaaatatataaaaaaagcaACTTTAGAAAATGCTTAAGCATCATGAAATTTAGAACTTGTAGAATCTTGAAGTATAGAAATGGATGTTTGCAATGAAAACATACTCTTGAGATGTATAAATGGTGACTTAGTAGTGTGTGTTTAGGTGTTTCAGAAACGATATATTTCTTTTATTAAACTATGATAAAACAATTTACAGGT
It encodes:
- the LOC110923805 gene encoding N-alpha-acetyltransferase 50 translates to MVANGAVSVSLDSVRDKNLMQLKKLNSVLFPVRYNDKYYADALASHHFTKLAYYSDICVGSIACRLEKKEDGAIRVYIMTLGVLAPYRGLGIGTKLLNHVIDLSSKENIGEIYLHVQTNNEDAINFYKKFGFEITETIKNYYARITPPDCYVVTKYIRQPQSEK